The Micromonospora sp. NBC_00421 DNA window TGGCCGGCACCCTGAACACCACCTTCCGGGAGCCGTACGAGCTGGCCCGGCAACTGGCCAGCCTGGACCACCTCTCCGGTGGCCGGGCCGCCTGGAACGTGGTCACCACCTCCGACGCGTTCACCGGGGAGAACTTCCGCCGGGGCGGCTACCTCGACCGGTCGCTGCGCTACGAACGGGCCGCCGAGTTCGTCCGTACCGCCCGGCAGTTGTGGGAGTCGTGGCCGGCGGACGCGGTCGTCGGCGACCGCGACGGCGGCCGCTACGTCGACGAGGCCGATCCGGGGGTCTTCGCCCACCGCGGCGACCAGTTCGACATCGCCGGGCACTTCACCGTGCCGCGCAGCCCGCAACTGCACCCGGTGATCCTCCAGGCCGGTGACTCGGGTGACGGCCGGGATTTCGCCGCGTCCAGCGCCGACGCGATCTTCTCCCGGCACGGCACCCTGGCCGACGGTCAGGAGTTCTACCGGGACGTGAAGGCCCGGCTGGCCCGCTACGGCCGCAACCCCGACGATCTGAAGATCATTCCGGGGGTGACCTTCGTTCTCGGCGACACCGACGCCGAGGCCCAGGAACGCGCCCACCACATCCGCCGCCAGCAGGTCAGCCCGCAGACCGCCATCCTACTGCTGGAACAGCTCTGGAACCGGGACCTGTCCGGGTACGACCCGGACGGCCCGCTGCCGGCCGAGGACCCCGACGTCTCCGCCGACGCGATCAGCCGGGGCCGGGCGGGGATGTACCCGGACCCGGTCGGCACCGCCCGGCAGTGGCGGGCGCTGGCGCAGGAGAAGGGCCTCGGCATCCGCGACCTGATCATCGAGGTCACCGGCCGGCAGTCCTTCGTCGGCACCCCGCAGCGGGTCGCCGAGCGGATGAACCACTTCGTGCAGTCCGACGCCGCCGACGGGTTCATCCTGGTGCCGCACCTGACCCCGGGCGGACTCGACGAGTTCGTCGACCGGGTCGTCCCGCTGCTCCAGGAACGCGGCGTGTTCCGCACCGAGTACACCGGCACCACCCTGCGCGACCACCTCGGCCTGCGGCCCGCCCGCCCGCTCACCCGGGTCGGTGCGGCATGACCGGCCCGCAGACGTCCACCCCGGTCACCGTCTGCCGGCTGCGCTGGGACGACCCGGACGCGGTGGCCCTGCGGGCGGCGATGACCGGGGAACTGCGCCAGCGCTACGCCGACCGTCCGCACGACCCGATCCACCTGCCCCCGGCGCGGGTGCTCGCCCCCGGCTCGGTGGCCTGGACCGGGGTGGCCTACACCGCCGACGCGCTCCCGGTCGGCCACGCCGCGCTGCGCTGGCACGGCGTCGACCTGGAACTCAAACGGATGTACGTGGTGCCCGCCCACCGGGGGCGGGGCGTCGCCGACCAGCTCCTGGACGCCGCCCGCGAAGCGGCCGGGCAGTTCGGCGCGGGCCGGATCGTGCTCCAGACCGGCGACCGGCAACCCGACGCGGTCCGCCGCTACGAACGCGCCGGCTACCGGCCGGTCCCGGTCTTCCCGCCGTACGACGCGTTGCCCTACTCCCGCTGCTACGCCCTGGTGGTACGCCCCGCCTCCGCACGGAAGGCCCCGGTCCCGGCATGAAGTTCCTGCTGATCACCCTGATCACCCACCTGCCCGACCCGGTCACCGGACGACGCCGGAGCACCACCGAACGGTTCCGGGAGGTGGTCGACACGGCAGTGCTCGCCGAGGAACTCGGTTTCGACGGCTACGGCGTCGGCGAACGACACGAACGCCCCTTCATCTCCTCCTCCCCGCCGGTGGTGCTGAGCCACATCGCGGCGCGGACCCGCACCATCCGGCTCTTCACCGCCGTCACCACGCTGAGCCTGCTCGACCCGGTCCGCGCCTACGAGGACTACGCCACCCTCGACCACCTCTGCGACGGTCGGCTGGAACTGATCATCGGCAAGGGCAACGGCACCGCCCAGGCCCAGCTCTTCCACGTCACCGCCGAGGATCAGTGGGACCGCAACCGGGAGGGCTACGAGCTGTTCCGTCGGCTCTGGCGGGAGGACCGGGTCACCTGGTCGGGCCGGTACCGACCGGCGCTGACCGAGGCCGAGACCTGGCCCCGTCCGCTGCAACAGCCCATCCGGGTCTGGCACGGCAGCGCCACCAGCCGGGAGTCGGTCGACCTGGCCGCCCGCCACGGCGACCCGATCTTCTCCGCCAACGTCACCAACCCGGTCGAGCCGTACGCCGAGCTGGTGCGCTACTACCGGCAGCGGTGGGTGCACCACGGCCACGACCCGGCGGACGCCCTCGTCGGGGCCGGCACCGCCGGCTTCTACACCGCCCGGACCTCGCAGGAGGCGGTCGAGACGTACCGGCCGATCTTCGAGGCCCGGCTCGCCGCGTTCCGCCGGCTCGGCGTCGAACCGGTCTTCCCCACCATCGAGGACGCCGTGGCCCGCAGCTCCCTGCTGGTCGGCAGCCCGCAGCAGATCGTCGACAAGGTGCTGCGCTACCACGGGCAGCTCGGCCACGAGGTGATGCACCTCCAAGCCGACCACGACGGGCTGACCGAAAAGGCCCACCGGCTGAGCCTGGAGCTGTTCCAGGCCGAGGTGGCGCCGGTGCTGCGCCGGGAGATCCCCAGCCGTCCCTTCCGTCCGCCGGCGACCGCCGCCGCACCACGCTGACCAGAAACGGGGAATCCGATGTCATCGACCGCACTGTCCGTGCTCGACCTGTCCCCGGTGCCCGCCGGTGGCACCGTCACCGACGCCCTGCGGCACACCGTGGACCTGGCCCGCCGGGTCGAACAGTTCGGTTACCGCCGCTACTGGCTGGCCGAGCACCACCTGGCCGCCGGGGTGGCCAGTGCCGCCCCGGCCGTGCTCATCGGGCAGGTCGCCGCGGCCACCAGCGTGCTGCGGGTCGGCTCCGGCGCGGTGCAGGTGGGTCACCGCACCGCCCTGTCGGTGGTGGAGGAGTTCGGCACCCTCGCCGCCCTCCACCCGGGTCGCATCGACCTCGGCATCGGCCGGTCCGGCCAGCGTCGGGCCGAGGCCGCCCAGGAACCCGCCGCGCCCCTGCCACCACCGGCCGAGGCCCGGGTGGTCGACGGGCTGCTGATCCCCGCACCTTTCTCCTTCGCCCACCTCGTCGGCGCACCCCGGTACGCGCTCGCCGCCGCGCTGCTGCACCAGGCCGGTGCTCAGCCGCCCGCGTTCGCCGGGCAGCTCGACGACATCCTCGCGTTGCTGCGCGGCGACTACCGGGACGCCGACGGCCTGGACGCGCACGCCGTCCCGGGGGAGGGGGCGGACCTCCAGGTGTGGCTGCTGGGCAGCAGCGGTGGGGAGAGCGCCCGACTCGCCGGGGCGCTGGGCCTGCCCTTCGCCGCCAACTACCACGTCAGCCCCGCCTCGGTGCTGGACGCGGTCGGCGCCTACCGGGCCGCGTTCCGACCTTCGGCGGCGCTGGCCGAGCCGTACCTGGTGGTCTCCGCCGACGTGGTGGTCGCCGACACCGATGCCGAGGCGCGTCGGCTGGCCGTGCCGTACGCGCCATGGGTGCGCGGCATCCGCAGCGGCGGGGGCGCGATCCCGTACCCGAGTCCCGAGCAGGCCGCCGTCCTGCCGTGGACGGACGCCGACCGGCAGCTCGTCGCCGACCGGGTGGACACCCAGTTCGTCGGCGCGCCGGAGACGGTCGCCGCCCGGTTGCGCACCCTGCGGGACGTCACCGGCGCCGACGAGCTGCTGGTCACCACGATCACCCACGATCACGCCGACCGGGTGCGGTCCTACCAGCTGCTGGCGAAGGAATGGGCCCAGTCCGGCGACGCCGGCCGGGCCTGAGGTGCGGTCGGTTCGCTCACCCCGGCCCGGACGGGACCACGTATCGGGGGTGTCCGGGTCGGGGTGTCGCGTCAGCTCATCGCACTGAGCAGGCCGGTCTCCGGCTGGGTTCGTCCGTGGCCGCGGCTTTCGCCGGGGCCGGGCTATATTGACGTCAGTCGCTTGCTGCTCTGGAGGTGTCTGACGTGAGAGCCCGTTCGATGGTGGTGGCGGCGGTCGTGGCGGGGCTCGCGGCGACCGGCGCAGGCACCGCCACGCTCGCCGGTGCCGCCCCGGCCGCCCAGGCACCGGCCGCGGTGGCCCTGGCCACCGGTGACTTCGACTTCACCCGCCCCCAGGTGGTGGCCACCGGCCTGACGGTCCCCTGGGGGATGGACTTCCTGCCCGACGGCAGCGCCCTGACGGCGCTGCGCAACTCCGGCCAGGTGGTGCGGGTCCGCCCCGGGCAGGCCCCCGAGCAGGTGGCCCAGGTCTCCGGCGTCAACGCCACGGGCGAGGGCGGGCTGCTCGGCCTCGCGGTCTCCCCGGGGTACGTCCAGGACGGTTACGTCTACGTCTACCTCACCACCGCCACGGACAACCGGATCGTCCGCTTCCGGCTCACCGCGCCCCAGAACCAGGAGCCGGTCCTGACCGGGCTGGCCCGGTCCAGCATCCACAACGGCGGGCGGATCGCCTTCGGCCCGGACGGGATGCTCTACGCCGGCGTCGGCGACGCGGGGCAGACGGCCAACGCGCAGAACCCGCAGAGCCGCAACGGCAAGATCCTCCGGATGCGGCCGGACGGTTCGGTGCCATCGGACAACCCGACGGCCGGCTCCCTGGTCTACAGCCTCGGGCACCGCAACGTGCAGGGCCTGACCTGGGACGCCCAGGGCCGGCTCTATGCCGCCGAGTTCGGGCAGAACACCTGGGACGAGGTCAACCTCATCGTGGCCGGCGGCAACTACGGCTGGCCGACGGTCGAGGGTCGGGCCAACGATCCCCGGTTCCGGGATCCGCTCGTGGTCTGGTCGACCGCCGAGGCGTCCCCGAGCGGCGCGGCGATCGCCGGCAACCGGCTCTTCGTCGCCGCGCTGCGGGGTACCCGGCTGTGGAACGTGCCGCTCACCGGGACCGGTGGGGTCGGCACCCCGACGGCCGAGTTGACGGGCGCCTACGGCCGTCTGCGCACCGTCGAGTACGGGCCGGACGGCTGGCTCTGGGTCACCACCAGCAACCGGGACGGGCGCGGCACCCCGGCGGCCACCGACGACCGCATCCTGCGCTTCCCGCCGAGGGACACCGCCACCCCGCAACCGACCACTGCCCCGCCGACGACCGCCCCGCCGACCAGCTCGCCCACGACGCCCCCGCCCACCACCACCCCGCCCGGCACGCCCCCGCCCGTCTCGTGCCGGGTCAGTTGGCAGCCCAACCAGTGGAACGGCGGGTTCACCGCCGAGGTGTCGATCACCAACCTCGGGTTCTCGGTGACCGGTTGGACGTTGACCTGGACCTTCGGTGCCGACCAGCGGGTCACCAACGCCTGGAACGCGCAGGTGACCCAGTCCGGGGCCGCCGTCACCGCCCGTAACGTCGCCTGGAACGGCGACCTGCCGCAGAGCGGCACGGTCACCTTCGGCATCCAGGGCACCTTCGGCACGAGCAACCCGCGCCCCACCGCGTTCCAGTTCAACGGGGGTGTCTGCCTGGTCCAGTAACCCGATCTCACGGTCAGCGTCGACGGCGGCCGGGGTCGGTCGAACCGGGGCAATGTGCCGGATTCGCCGACGCCGGGCCCCGTTCCGGTGGAGCCTGCGAGATGTGCCATCGCGTACGGCTGCCGCGGAACGGGGTGATCGTGAACCGGAGGTTCGTCGGGCTGTTGGTGCTGACCAGCGTGTCGCCGATGATCGAGGCCGCCGTGGTCGTCCTGCTGGGCTTCCGGGCAGCCGAGGCGCTCCCGCCGCAGGTCACCGCCGTCTGGCCGTACGACACCTACCACGATCTGCGCTGGCTCTACGTCTACCACCGGTCGTGGTGGGAGTTCGTGCTCTGGCTGTGTTACGTGTTGGTCGCCCGGGGCCTGTTCACCACCGGGCTGGTGGTGCTGGCCTGGCCGGCCGGGATGCGCAGGCCGTCGGTGTGGTGGCTGCTGCGGCGCAACGTCGGGCTCTCCGTGCTGGTCGGCGGTTTCGTCGCACCGTGGGCGGCGATCTCGGTGGCGGCGTCGGTGGTGGCGCTGTCCTGGGTGCTGCTGGCGTCGCTGCTGCCGATGTTCCTGCTCGCGCCGTTCCTGCAACGGGCTGGCGTGGTGGAGCACTGGTGGCGGGGGCTGCCGTCGATCTCACTGATCGGCTGGTCGCTGCTGAACTTCGTGGTGCTCACCCTGGCCGGGGCGCTGTGCTGGAGGGTGCCCGGCTGGTGGACGGTGCCGGTGGCCGGCGCGGCGGGGGCATTGAACGGGCTGCTGTGGAACCGGACGATCCGGGCGGCACTGCTGCCGTCGCGGGTGCGCTGGGCCCGGGTGCCGGTGACTCCGCTGGCGGCCCTGCTGGCGTTCGCCGTACCGCTCGTCATCCCACCGCTGACGGATCTGGTGCCGGGCAACGAGCCGTGGATCAAGACGGCCGTGCTCGACCGGCCGCTGCCGTCCGAGGTCACGCACGCGGTGATCGTGCTCACCGGCTACGGCTCGGCCTACGGGGGCGAGCAGCCGGCCGACCCGCGGGTGCAACGCTTCTCCTACCGGGGGCTGGGCCCCGACGGCAGGCCGCTGGCATACCAGCCCCGGGACACCACGAAGTCGATGGCGGACAGCGTGCGGCTGCTCGGCCAGCAGGTGGAACGGCTGCACCGGCGTACCGGACGGCGGGTGGCGCTGATCGGGGAGAGCGAGGGGGCGATGGTGGCCCGCACCTACCTCGCCCGACGCCCCGATCCGGCGGTCGACGCCCTCGTGATGTTCAGTCCGTTGATCTTCGCCGGCCGGGCCTACTACCCGCCCCCGCACCACGACCAGGGGTGGGGGGTGGTCACGGGGTGGCAGTTGCGGGCCGTCTTCGCGCTGGCCGGCGTCGGCAGCGGGCCGGACGAGCCGTTCATCCGTTCGCTGCTCGACGACGCGCCGTTCTACCGTAACCAGCTGATGTGTCCCGTGCCGGGGGTCCGGATGGTCGCCTTCCTGCCCACCGCGACGGCCACCGAGGCGCCCCCGGGCGAGTACACCCGGATTCCGGTGGTCCAGATTCCCGGGGTGCACGGCGCACTGTTGGACCGGCGGCTGCTCCAGCAGCGGCTGATCGACTTCCTCCTCGGTAAGCCGATCGCCCAGACCAGGGTCGAGTATCCGCTGCTCCAGAGCTTCGCCGCCGCCTGGCAGGCGCCGCCGCTGCCGATCGCGGCGAACCCGGCCTGGGCGGGCAACCGGCAGCCCGATCCGGCGTTCACCGGAAAGGTCTGCCTGCCGGCCCGGTGACTGTCCGGACCGGCCCTGTCACCCCACCCGCCGACCCGCAGGCCGCGCGCCGGCCGCCGTGGTCAGCTCCACAGCAGTTGGACGACGACCAGCGCGGCGACCAGATCAGGGCCGCGCAGCACCTGACGGACCAGGTCGACCGGCATCATCGCGAAGGGGGTGTTGACCATCGCCCCGCCGTAGCGCATCGGTGGGCGGGTGCCGGCCCAGAAGGCGGCCGTCACGACCCCGGGCAGCAGCACCGCGTCGAGCGGGCCGGGGACCGACCGTAGGGCGGGCAGGGTGGCCAGGTACCACAGCGTGGCCCCGACGCCCGGCAGGACCAGGTGCGTCAGTCGCAGCAGGATGTCGTTGCCGCCGAGGGACCGCCGCAGGCCCGGTGAACGGCTCACCGCGCGGAGCCCGCCGGTGAGCAGACCCGTCGCCAGGTACGCCAGGATCACGTGTGCCGGGCCCGCGGCCGACGGCAGCGCCACCGCGACGGCGTACATGGTCAGCAGCGCCCCGGCCCAGCCGACGAGGGCGCCCCGACGCCGGGACAACCGGCGTACCTCCGCCTGGAGCAGCACCGGGAACCGGCCACCGGGGCGGAACCGTCGGCCGCGCACCAGTCCGACCGCGCGCCACCGGCGGCTCTCCACCAGCGCGGCGAGCAGCGACGGATCCAGCAGCACGGCGGCGGTGGTGGCGGCGTTGGCGAACTGCGCCCCCGTGGTCAGCGCCGCCCGGTCCACCCGGGCGAGCTGCCGGTGCGCGCGGACGGTCGACGCCACCGCGACCGGCAGCAACGCCAGGCCGACGCCGGCGGTGAGCGGCACCGGTGGCAGCGGGAGGGACCACCCGACGGCGTGCCCGACCACCACCAGCACCGCGATCGCCGCACCGACGGCGGGCAGACCGACGGTGAGCAGTCCCGCCCAGCGGGGCGTGGCGCGGGCGCTCTGGGCGATGACGGCACACCCGGTCGCGGTGGCTCCGCAGGTGAGACCGGCCAACGCCGACCAGCCCAGGTCGGCGGGGCGGTCGAGGCCACCGGCGAAAGCGGCCGCCACCGCCAGCAGGCCCGCCCCGGCGGTGACGCCGCCGACCAGCCCGCCGAACCGGGGGAGCAGCCACGCCCGGCGGTCCACCGGAGAGCTGACCAGCCAGGTCTGGGTAGCGGGGGTGACCAGCAGCGGTCCGATCAGCCGCAGCCCCCACCAGGCGAGTCCGGCCCCCGCCGTCACGGCGGCGACGGCGATCCAGTACCGGTCGCCCGGGTCGGTCCGGGTGACCTGTGGGGCCGCCAGGTGGTCGCGGATCGCGGCGACCGCGAACCAGCCGTACAGGGCGACGAACAGGACCACGACGTAGGCGTCGGTGAGCACCTCGCCGAGCGAACCGGGATGGTGCCGGCGGCGGGCCCGTCGCAGCCGGGCCCGCAGTTCCCGGGGTGCGGGTCCGACCACCGGCGGTGGGGAGGTCCTGGTCGACGTCACCTCAGCCGCCGATCTCGACCCGCCGGTCGGCGACCGCGTCGATCAGATCGGTGTCGTGGGACGCCATCAGCACCGCCGTGCCGGCCGCCTTCTCCCGCAGGAGCCGCTGCGTCAGCCAGGCCCGGCCCCGGACGTCGAGGCGCTGCTCCGGTTCGTCGAGGACGAGCAACCGGCGCGGGCGTACGAAGCAGGAGGCGAGGGCGAGGCGGCGGCGCTGGCCGCTGGAGAGGGTCGCCGGGAGTTGGTCGCGGGCCGGTTCGAGACCGAGTTCGGTGAGCACCTCCGCGACCGGGTCGGCGGTGCCGCCGTGAGCGTAGGCGACCAGTTCGAGGTGTTCGACGACGGACAGGTCCGGAAAGAAGTCGACGTCGTCGAGGGCGGCGGCGACCGCCGCGCGGACCCGGGGGTCGGTCTCGTCACAGCGGCGGCCGTCGAGCAGGACCTCGCCCTCGTCGGGGCGGTCCGCCCCGACGACGCAGCGCAGCAGGGTGGTCTTGCCGGCGCCGTTCGGGCCGACGACGACGGCGACCTGCCCCGCGTCGAGCTGGAAGCGCACGTCGTCGAGGACGACCAGCGCGCCGAACCGGCGGATCAGCCCGCGTACGGCAAGGATGCTCACAGTTGCCCACTGTCGCACGCGGGCCGATGGTGCCGCCGCCCTGGTCCGACGTAACGGTCAGCCCTTCACGGCACCGATCAGCACACCCTTGATGAAGTGCCGTTGGATGAACGGGTAGACCGCGACGATCGGGGCGACGGTGAGCACCACCACCGCCATCTTGATCGCCTCGGTCGGTGGCATCGTCACGCCGCTGCTGCCGCCGGAGGTGTGCGGGGCCTGGCCAGCCAGCAGGTAGCTCTGCAACACCCGCTGGATCGGGTACATGTCGTTTCGGTCCATGAACAGCAGCGCATCGAACCAGACGTTCCAGTAGCTCACCGCGTAGAACAGGCCGACCACGGCGATGACCGCCCGGGACAACGGCAGCACGATCCGCATCAGGGTACGGAAGTGACTGGCCCCGTCGACCCGGGCGCTGTCCAGCAGCTCCTGCGGGATGGCCTGGAAGAATCCCCGCACCACCACCAGGTTGAACACGCTGATCGCCGGCGGCAGGATCAGCGCCCAGATGGTGTCCTTGAGGCCGAGCCCGGTCACCACCAGGTATTTCGGCACCAGCGGCGGGTAGACCAGGAACGGGACCAGGAAGTAGATCAGCAGCCAGCGGTAGCCGACCGAATGCGGCTGGGACAGCCCGTACGCGGCGAGCACCGTCACGGTCAGCGCCAGCGCGCTGCCGATGACGGTGACCAGCGTGCTGATCCACAACGCCCGGGTGACCGCCCCACCGGCGAAGATCGTTTCGTAGGCCGCGGTGTCGATGCCCCGGGGGATGACGACGATGCCGCCGGCCTCGGCGAGGGTCTCCCGGGAGGACAGGCTGGTCACCAGGATCACCCAGAGCGGGAAGAGCACGCTGAGCACGAGCAGGGTCAGGAAGGCGGCCTTGAGCCCCTGGCCGATCCGGGTCGGCGGTTCCTCCCACACGGGCCGACGGTCGCGCCCGGTGCGGGCCCGCAGTGCGACGGTCTCGGTCATTTCGAGTAGATCCCCCGTTCGCCGAGCAGGTGGGCGACCCGGTTGGCGGCCAGGATCAGGCCGAGCCCGATCGCGGCCTTGAACAGGCCGGCCGCCGCCCCGTAGCCGTAGTTCCCGGTGGCGATGGAGAAGTGGTAGACGAAGGTGTCGAGCACCTCGGCGGCCTGCCGGCCCACCGCCTCGCGTTGCAGCAGGAACTGTTCGAAGCCGACCGAGAGGGCGTCACCCAGCCGCAGGATGAGCAGCAGCACGATCACCGGGCGCAGACCGGGCAGGGTGATGTGCCACAGCCGCCGCCACCGGCCGGCGCCGTCGGCCGCCGCCGCCTCGTAGAGGCTGGTGTCGATGGTGGACAGCGCGGCGAGGAAGACGATGGTCCCCCAGCCGACGTCCTTCCAGACCGCCTCGGCGGTGACCAGGATGATGAAGGTGTCCGGGTTGGTCATCACGTTCCACGGCTGCATGCCGGCGTCGCGCATGGTCTGCGCGAGCAGGCCGGCGCCGCCGAGCATGGCGACGAAGAAGCTGACCACCAGCACCCAGCTGAAGAAGTGCGGCAGGTAGACGACGGTCTGCACGAAGCCGCGCCACCGGCTGGAGAGCAGGTTGTGCAGCATGATCGCCAGGAAGATCGGCAGCGGGAAGAAGAAGACCAGCTGGAACGCGGTGATCGCCAGGGTGTTGCGGAGCGCTTCCCAGAAGGCCGAGTCCTCGAAGAGCAGCTGGAACTGGCCGAAGCCGATCCAGTTGCTGCGCGCGAACGCCTGCAGGGGGTTGTCCCCGAGGTAGGGGTTGTAGTCCTGGAAGGCGATGACGTTGCCGAGGATCGGCAGGTAGCTGAAGACCAGCAGGACGAGGAAGCCGGGCGTCACCATGGCCAGCAGTTGCCAGTCCCGCCCGAGCCGGGCGCGCAGCGGCACCCGGCGCCGACGGGCGGGGCGCTGGCGGTGCCTCGCCCGGGTGGGGCCGTCGGGCCGGGTCCGGTCGGACCCGGCCACGACGGTGGTGTCGCGAGTGGTCATCGCCCGGCCTTGGGCAGCGACTTGGCGAGCAGTTCCCGTGCTTCCTCGCCCCCGTTGGCCTTCCACTCCTGCACGATGGCGTCGACGTCGGAGAGCGGCCGGCGGCCGCGCAGCACGTCGGTGAGCTTGTCCTCGGTGGGCACCTGGTTGGCCTTGTACGCGGCCGGCATCTCCAGCTTCACCCCGTCCCAGGGGTCCTTCTCCAGGTACTTCACCATATCGTTGGAGTAGGTCAGGAGGTCCGGCACGTAGTTCGGGGTCTCCGGGTACGGGCCGATGGTGGGGTTGCGACCGCTGATGAAGAAGTACTGGTTGGCGATCTCCTTGAACGCCAGGTCGGTCTTGACCGGCCCGTTCGGCGTGCTGGTGTGGTGCTTGCCCGCCACCCCGTAGTCACGCAGCTGGGCCTCCTGCGAGCCCAGCGGCGCGGAGCACCAGTTCATGATCCGCAGCAGCTCCTCGACCCGCTCCTTGCCCAGCCCCTTCTTGACGAAGGTGAAGGAGATCGGTTCGTCGTCCCCCCAGACCAGCGGGTCGCCGCCGGTGGCGGAGAAGACCGGCACCGGCTGGATGTTGAGCTTGGGGTTGACCTTCTGGTGCTCGGCCTGGGCGCCCTGCCAGAAGCCCACGCCGTTGCGGGTGAAGACGATCGCGCCGTTCTTGGCGAACAGCTGGGCGCTGTCCGCACCTCTGGTGGCGATGATCTCGGGGTGGACCAGACCGTCCTTGTAGATCTTGGCCATCACCTCCAGGGCCTGCCGGTACTCCGGGGTCTCGTACTTGAACTCCGGGGTCCCGTCGGCCTTCAGCCGCCAGCCCTGCTTGGAGGCCGGCACCTTGTGGTACATCTGGATCATGTCGAAGACGTTGTCGAACGCCCACACCTTCTTGGCCGGGTCGGTGACCTGCTTGGCCACGGAGAGCAGGTCGTCGAGCGACGCCGGCACCGCCAGCCCCCGGGCGTCGAGCAGGTCCTTG harbors:
- a CDS encoding ABC transporter permease is translated as MTTRDTTVVAGSDRTRPDGPTRARHRQRPARRRRVPLRARLGRDWQLLAMVTPGFLVLLVFSYLPILGNVIAFQDYNPYLGDNPLQAFARSNWIGFGQFQLLFEDSAFWEALRNTLAITAFQLVFFFPLPIFLAIMLHNLLSSRWRGFVQTVVYLPHFFSWVLVVSFFVAMLGGAGLLAQTMRDAGMQPWNVMTNPDTFIILVTAEAVWKDVGWGTIVFLAALSTIDTSLYEAAAADGAGRWRRLWHITLPGLRPVIVLLLILRLGDALSVGFEQFLLQREAVGRQAAEVLDTFVYHFSIATGNYGYGAAAGLFKAAIGLGLILAANRVAHLLGERGIYSK
- a CDS encoding extracellular solute-binding protein, which produces MTPQKPGSTASRRHFLGLVGLGTAAVAGGPLLAGCSEKPAGSGAAQNLDAFADLLPTHKDLAQSIKPDIIGTRPVPDGYTKYPSSLVDAITERPGTSGKQVTAMTPAWGPAPPGVTQSAYLQAVNAELGTPVSFTIQDGNTYADKLNAMLGARDVPDLLCVPGWEVEKIPRFSEAIKVLFEDLTDYLKGDAAAAYPMLASFPTGAWRNSLWNERLVAVPNPTDGPFPWALFTRKDLLDARGLAVPASLDDLLSVAKQVTDPAKKVWAFDNVFDMIQMYHKVPASKQGWRLKADGTPEFKYETPEYRQALEVMAKIYKDGLVHPEIIATRGADSAQLFAKNGAIVFTRNGVGFWQGAQAEHQKVNPKLNIQPVPVFSATGGDPLVWGDDEPISFTFVKKGLGKERVEELLRIMNWCSAPLGSQEAQLRDYGVAGKHHTSTPNGPVKTDLAFKEIANQYFFISGRNPTIGPYPETPNYVPDLLTYSNDMVKYLEKDPWDGVKLEMPAAYKANQVPTEDKLTDVLRGRRPLSDVDAIVQEWKANGGEEARELLAKSLPKAGR